In the Mesotoga sp. UBA6090 genome, one interval contains:
- a CDS encoding ImmA/IrrE family metallo-endopeptidase — protein sequence MRTVREIEAIALKARKRLGLLSGGFHETQLRKRLEDSGFFLFYYPFGENGISGAVFNSDSVKVLVINSSKSIGRQNFTVAHELGHIFLHNIENMVEFPGDESSNKEKEADRFASFFLMPSDDVSAIVQTDGGIVFDAVEAMEISQMFRMSYSGTLARLKEIFGDSSIPSLLWQKKPLQLAEMLNMDKRLYEPTNEKYWSTNKYVSAAYKALEKETISFSKFLELMREIGLDGYEVLDNMRETD from the coding sequence ATGAGAACAGTTAGGGAGATCGAAGCGATAGCGCTGAAGGCCCGTAAACGACTTGGACTTCTTTCCGGTGGTTTTCATGAAACGCAGTTGAGGAAGCGGCTTGAAGATAGTGGGTTCTTCCTCTTCTACTACCCGTTTGGAGAGAACGGGATCTCTGGTGCAGTATTCAACAGCGATAGTGTAAAAGTGCTGGTGATAAATTCATCAAAATCAATTGGCAGGCAGAATTTCACAGTTGCCCACGAACTTGGGCACATATTTCTTCATAATATTGAGAATATGGTTGAATTTCCTGGCGATGAATCTTCAAACAAGGAAAAGGAGGCGGACAGATTTGCATCGTTCTTCCTTATGCCTTCCGATGATGTCAGCGCGATCGTTCAAACGGACGGTGGAATTGTTTTCGATGCTGTGGAGGCTATGGAGATCTCTCAAATGTTCAGGATGAGTTATTCTGGAACACTGGCGAGATTGAAGGAGATATTCGGGGACAGCTCCATTCCAAGCTTATTATGGCAGAAGAAACCGCTTCAACTGGCAGAGATGCTCAATATGGACAAGAGGCTCTATGAACCAACCAATGAGAAATACTGGTCGACGAACAAATACGTTTCAGCCGCTTACAAAGCGCTTGAGAAAGAAACAATCAGTTTCAGCAAGTTTTTGGAGCTAATGAGAGAAATCGGTCTTGACGGTTATGAAGTACTGGATAACATGAGGGAGACGGATTAG
- a CDS encoding helix-turn-helix transcriptional regulator produces MTQLKEFRVKSGLSQEEAAIKLGIERTSLSKMENGKQNIDPVLLFKMAKLYNSLPEKLLGIEEKKEFSLSFRDGSNIDAESKRVLEKIEKIVRSIIHLEGEKG; encoded by the coding sequence ATGACTCAGCTGAAAGAGTTCCGAGTGAAGAGCGGTCTTTCTCAGGAAGAGGCTGCAATAAAGCTAGGTATAGAAAGGACTTCTCTATCGAAAATGGAAAATGGGAAACAGAATATTGATCCTGTCCTCCTTTTCAAGATGGCTAAGCTATACAACTCTTTGCCAGAAAAGCTCCTGGGAATAGAAGAGAAGAAAGAGTTCTCTCTTTCATTCAGAGATGGAAGCAATATAGATGCTGAAAGCAAGAGGGTACTCGAAAAGATTGAGAAGATCGTACGAAGCATAATTCATCTTGAAGGAGAAAAGGGATGA
- a CDS encoding NifB/NifX family molybdenum-iron cluster-binding protein yields the protein MGKLIAIGTNDGFKLNDDHFGQSRYYDVYEIAEDKCAVKLEARPNPYFENHRHAELDEILQVIGDCPVWIGSAMGERSLKRLAEMNYEPVILEPMTIDEALKAYLNEL from the coding sequence ATGGGAAAGTTGATCGCAATCGGAACAAATGACGGTTTCAAATTGAACGACGACCACTTCGGGCAGTCAAGGTACTACGATGTTTACGAGATCGCCGAAGACAAATGTGCCGTCAAGTTGGAAGCAAGGCCTAATCCCTATTTCGAGAATCACAGGCATGCGGAACTCGACGAGATTCTCCAGGTCATCGGTGACTGCCCTGTATGGATAGGGTCAGCCATGGGAGAGCGATCGCTGAAGAGACTCGCCGAGATGAATTACGAGCCTGTGATTTTGGAGCCCATGACGATCGATGAGGCATTGAAGGCGTATCTTAATGAGCTGTGA
- a CDS encoding radical SAM protein → MIRLSHVYGVVPSRRLGRSLGVCTIPFKTCNYSCIYCQLGRTTNMTNTRQTFYPPEEILNEARSFIEKYGKDSFDVVTVVGEGEPTLYKPLDSIVNGLRELTDKPLVLITNGSLLYERALREEILDFDIVMPTLDAIDKESFRKINRPFGKLRYERVYNGLLEFSKEFKGEIWLEVMLVKDYNDSDRFLGELKNRIELLGPARVYINVPARPPAEENVEIPEEETLRYARALLKAESIENLPVSSFTTSEKKALDAVIEIIKRHPMSENDIKSSVESQFNAESVVDLLKRLSRNPNVEKNSYRGKDFYRYILAGRRSGG, encoded by the coding sequence GTGATTCGTTTGAGCCATGTATACGGAGTGGTGCCTTCAAGAAGACTTGGCAGATCTCTAGGGGTCTGTACGATACCGTTCAAGACATGTAATTACTCGTGCATTTACTGCCAGCTTGGCAGAACGACTAACATGACCAATACCAGGCAGACCTTCTATCCTCCGGAGGAAATCTTAAATGAGGCTAGAAGCTTCATAGAGAAATACGGCAAGGATTCTTTCGATGTGGTGACAGTTGTTGGAGAAGGTGAACCGACTCTGTACAAGCCGTTGGATTCAATTGTAAACGGGCTAAGAGAACTGACAGATAAGCCGCTTGTGCTAATCACAAATGGCTCGCTTCTATATGAGAGGGCATTGAGAGAAGAGATACTTGACTTCGATATTGTCATGCCGACCCTCGATGCTATTGATAAGGAGAGTTTCAGGAAAATAAACAGACCTTTTGGAAAGCTAAGGTACGAAAGAGTTTACAATGGTTTGCTCGAATTCTCGAAGGAATTCAAAGGGGAAATCTGGCTGGAAGTAATGCTCGTAAAAGATTACAACGACAGCGACAGATTTCTGGGAGAACTGAAGAATAGGATCGAGCTGCTTGGCCCGGCAAGAGTGTACATAAATGTTCCTGCCAGACCACCGGCAGAAGAAAATGTAGAAATACCTGAAGAAGAGACGCTAAGATATGCTCGTGCCCTTCTGAAGGCGGAGAGCATCGAGAACCTTCCAGTCAGCAGTTTCACTACCTCCGAGAAGAAAGCGTTGGATGCAGTGATCGAGATCATCAAGCGCCACCCGATGTCGGAAAATGACATAAAGAGTTCCGTGGAGTCGCAGTTCAATGCGGAGTCGGTCGTAGATCTTCTGAAGAGACTTAGCAGGAATCCGAACGTCGAGAAGAACTCATATCGCGGGAAGGATTTTTACAGATACATTCTTGCAGGAAGACGATCAGGAGGATGA
- a CDS encoding DUF362 domain-containing protein: MLPWVREDMCTGCGLCIKACPVEGAIVMKAGKAYINNALCTKCGRCFSACPVNAIRPNSESPSLRSGRGGGMGLRRGGGQGKGMGRQGGR; this comes from the coding sequence ATGTTGCCTTGGGTTAGAGAAGATATGTGCACCGGATGTGGATTGTGTATCAAAGCCTGTCCGGTCGAAGGAGCTATCGTAATGAAGGCGGGCAAGGCATATATCAACAACGCGCTTTGCACCAAATGTGGCAGGTGTTTCAGTGCTTGCCCCGTAAATGCCATAAGGCCGAACTCCGAGAGTCCCTCTCTTAGATCGGGTAGAGGTGGAGGAATGGGTCTCAGACGCGGAGGCGGACAGGGAAAGGGAATGGGAAGACAAGGAGGAAGATAG
- a CDS encoding substrate-binding periplasmic protein gives MKSTISKKAVFSIIIVLFLASVTLAQPITFLVNPDYDPFSYLEEGHLKGFLVDLVGSLESETGIDIEMRPVKFDEALEMLQGEGRYCLPSLVFTTQRKALYQWAGPVAITNTYLYTREELSGEFKSLEDARNANSVGVVSEYYSHKLLEEQGFDNLIVFEDEGSLLEALLDGEIDLAPFNSAVLQELLKREQASYCPVSTVAIDLDMTYLGFSKDVPSEIVSEFQKALDSLKRSGSFSKLYEEWVVGQPVSGIYTFLTEEYPPVTFRGKDGEPTGFVTEMVKEILRRNDMSGEILIVPWSIGYELASNLPNVFLFSMDQTEQRKENFEWIGPVGKNTAYLYGRKDTVAPATDLESAKTVEAIGTTTNWWTEQLLKEMGFENLVSSFDPLDTVVQLVEGETDLAVFTDLTVGELVKNAGYSMDDLEALIELQTNYFYIAASKGTNFGMILSFQKTLDEMKRDGSFEETIREFVQTCS, from the coding sequence ATGAAATCTACTATTTCCAAGAAAGCCGTCTTTTCTATTATCATTGTTCTTTTTCTTGCGTCTGTTACCCTGGCCCAGCCCATTACCTTCCTCGTAAATCCCGATTACGATCCCTTCAGTTACCTTGAGGAAGGCCATCTGAAAGGCTTCCTCGTCGATCTGGTCGGATCGCTGGAAAGCGAAACCGGCATCGATATCGAGATGAGGCCCGTCAAATTCGACGAAGCCCTCGAGATGCTCCAGGGCGAGGGAAGATACTGCCTTCCCTCTCTTGTCTTCACGACACAGAGGAAAGCTCTTTATCAGTGGGCAGGCCCCGTTGCCATAACGAATACTTACCTCTACACGAGGGAGGAGCTCTCAGGTGAATTCAAATCACTCGAGGATGCTAGAAACGCAAATTCCGTAGGTGTGGTAAGCGAATACTATTCCCACAAACTGTTAGAGGAGCAGGGATTCGACAACCTTATCGTTTTTGAAGACGAAGGGTCGTTGCTCGAAGCCCTTCTTGACGGAGAGATCGACCTCGCGCCCTTCAACTCGGCGGTCCTCCAGGAGCTTCTCAAAAGGGAACAAGCCTCTTATTGTCCCGTGTCGACAGTCGCGATCGACCTTGACATGACATACCTCGGTTTCTCGAAGGACGTCCCCTCAGAAATCGTGAGCGAATTTCAGAAGGCTCTCGATAGTCTCAAGAGATCCGGCTCCTTCTCCAAGCTCTACGAAGAATGGGTCGTCGGTCAGCCCGTTTCCGGCATCTACACCTTCCTGACCGAAGAGTACCCGCCGGTAACCTTCAGGGGCAAAGACGGAGAACCGACTGGCTTCGTAACCGAAATGGTAAAGGAGATCCTACGGAGAAACGATATGTCTGGCGAGATCCTGATCGTCCCATGGTCCATCGGCTATGAACTGGCCTCGAATCTGCCGAACGTCTTCCTCTTCAGCATGGACCAGACCGAGCAGAGAAAGGAAAACTTCGAGTGGATCGGGCCGGTAGGAAAGAACACCGCTTACCTCTACGGCCGAAAAGATACCGTCGCCCCGGCCACAGACCTCGAATCCGCAAAGACAGTCGAGGCCATAGGTACGACGACGAACTGGTGGACCGAACAGCTCCTGAAGGAAATGGGCTTTGAGAACCTCGTTAGCTCTTTCGATCCTCTCGACACCGTCGTACAGCTTGTTGAAGGCGAAACGGATTTGGCAGTCTTTACCGACCTCACTGTCGGCGAGCTGGTCAAGAACGCAGGCTACTCCATGGACGACCTCGAAGCCCTTATTGAGCTTCAAACAAACTACTTCTACATCGCAGCTTCGAAGGGAACGAACTTCGGTATGATTCTGAGCTTCCAGAAGACTCTCGACGAAATGAAGCGCGACGGAAGCTTCGAAGAAACAATCAGAGAATTCGTGCAAACATGCTCGTGA
- a CDS encoding protease inhibitor I42 family protein, whose protein sequence is MLVTSLLWNSSQLDVKGLRTSMNTLSVGEIATMELQENGSTGYIWDVKITNPNVVSLIYEGSIFERKFLDDSALVGAPYNVQWVFEAQQPGETVVIFSLRRPWESVHPIQTFAINIAVE, encoded by the coding sequence ATGCTCGTGACATCGCTGCTCTGGAATTCCTCCCAGCTCGATGTGAAGGGTCTTCGAACCTCCATGAACACCCTCTCTGTAGGAGAGATAGCGACCATGGAACTCCAGGAAAACGGATCCACAGGCTATATCTGGGACGTAAAGATAACCAATCCAAACGTCGTTTCGCTGATCTACGAGGGCTCGATATTCGAAAGGAAGTTCCTTGACGATTCCGCACTCGTGGGAGCTCCCTATAACGTCCAGTGGGTATTCGAAGCCCAACAACCCGGCGAGACGGTTGTCATATTCTCCCTCAGGCGCCCCTGGGAAAGCGTCCATCCAATACAGACTTTTGCGATAAACATAGCAGTGGAGTAA
- a CDS encoding helicase-related protein, producing the protein MKIIDNIRETLKDDLTATISDRSKIDIAASCFSIYAFQVLKEQLEGVDELRFIFTSPAFVVDKTKKEKREFYIPQLNREKSLYGTEFEVKLRNELTQKAIARECADWIRRKASFKTNVTDESMGGFINVKNGSEQITYMPVNGFTTVDIGCEKGKSIYNMVNRFEAPFSLEYFKLFDEVWRNQQKLQDITENVIENITAVYKENPPEFIYFVTLYNIFSEFLEDISEDVLPNEATGFKESAIWKKLYNFQRDAALSIINKLEKFNGCILADSVGLGKTFTALAVIKYYENRNKSVLVLCPKKLNDNWNTFKMNLLNNPIASDRLRYDVLYHTDLSRTSGTTNGIPLDRINWGNYDLVVIDESHNFRNGGRTYGEGGEKENRYFRLLNRVIRTGVKTKVLMLSATPVNNRFTDLRNQLALAYEGDEEQLNEKLNTQSSLDTIFRQAQTAFNRWSEYDPEARTTENLLKMLDFDFFELLDSVTIARSRKHIQRYYDTKDIGPFPKRNKPISIRCGLTDLPNVIDYNDIYEYLSSLNLSIYTPSYFILPSRVAKYERLYGSDMGNVRFKQSDREYGILILMRINLLKRLESSVYAFRLTLQRILELIDNTIEQVRNFDPKQAITLKDLSDSDFDMDDQNTDVFTFGKIVKINLEDMDYKTWLDDLEQDRIVLEELLCGIEPITPEHDEKLDVLMNTIRNKLANPINPNNKKIIVFSAFADTVEYLYKQVSRLLKMDYGMDSAMVTGSGGSKTTIPKLRNDLNTVLTCFSPLSKEKHLIMPNQSAEIDMLIATDCISEGQNLQDCDYLINYDIHWNPVRIIQRFGRIDRIGSKNDVIQLVNFWPDIDLDDYINLKARVETRMKISVMTSTGDDNPIDDDKGDLEYRRQQLERLQHEVVDIEEMTSGVSIMDLGLNEFRMDLIGYIKDNPEVERTPFGLHTIVPSNGDELPPGVIYVLKNLNNGVNAKNQNRLHPFYMVYISQNGEVMSNHLEPKKTLDLLRLLCRGKNEPIMELCHEFNVETRDGRDMRKYSDLLQETIASIIDVTTDNALDSLFKAGGTTALKTNITGLDDFELICFVVVR; encoded by the coding sequence ATGAAAATAATCGACAACATTCGAGAGACTCTTAAGGATGATCTGACAGCAACCATTAGCGACAGGAGCAAGATAGACATTGCCGCGTCATGCTTCTCCATATATGCCTTCCAGGTACTCAAAGAACAGCTTGAGGGTGTCGATGAGCTGCGATTCATATTTACTTCTCCAGCCTTCGTGGTGGACAAGACGAAGAAGGAGAAGCGAGAGTTCTATATTCCCCAATTGAACCGCGAGAAAAGCCTCTACGGGACGGAGTTCGAAGTCAAGCTTAGGAATGAACTCACTCAGAAGGCGATAGCGAGAGAATGTGCCGACTGGATACGAAGAAAGGCCTCTTTCAAAACCAATGTGACCGACGAGAGCATGGGTGGCTTTATCAACGTCAAGAATGGGTCTGAACAGATCACTTACATGCCAGTAAATGGCTTCACAACGGTCGATATCGGCTGCGAAAAGGGGAAAAGCATATATAACATGGTCAACAGGTTTGAAGCTCCATTCAGCTTGGAATACTTCAAACTGTTCGATGAAGTCTGGAGAAACCAGCAGAAGCTTCAGGACATAACAGAAAACGTTATAGAGAATATCACGGCAGTATATAAAGAGAATCCTCCAGAGTTCATCTACTTCGTGACCCTATACAATATCTTCAGCGAATTCCTTGAAGACATCTCGGAGGATGTATTGCCAAACGAGGCTACCGGGTTCAAGGAAAGCGCGATATGGAAAAAGCTTTACAACTTCCAGCGTGATGCAGCTTTGTCCATAATAAACAAGCTGGAGAAGTTCAACGGCTGCATACTTGCGGACAGTGTAGGACTTGGAAAGACATTCACTGCACTTGCTGTAATCAAATACTATGAGAACAGGAATAAATCCGTTCTTGTTCTCTGTCCGAAGAAGCTGAATGACAACTGGAACACTTTCAAGATGAATCTTCTCAACAATCCGATCGCTTCCGACCGATTGCGCTACGATGTTCTCTATCATACGGATCTCTCACGTACTAGCGGAACTACAAACGGAATCCCTTTAGACAGGATAAACTGGGGGAACTACGATCTTGTAGTCATAGACGAGTCACACAACTTCAGAAATGGCGGTAGAACCTACGGAGAGGGCGGCGAAAAAGAGAACCGTTATTTTAGACTGCTGAACAGGGTTATAAGGACGGGTGTGAAGACCAAAGTGCTTATGCTTTCAGCTACTCCCGTCAACAACCGCTTTACTGATCTCAGAAATCAACTTGCGTTGGCATATGAAGGCGATGAGGAACAGCTAAATGAGAAGCTGAATACACAGTCATCTCTGGATACGATATTTAGACAGGCTCAGACCGCCTTCAACAGATGGAGCGAATATGATCCAGAGGCAAGAACAACTGAAAATCTTCTGAAGATGCTTGATTTCGATTTCTTCGAGTTGCTGGATAGCGTCACAATAGCCCGCTCCCGGAAACACATCCAGAGGTATTATGATACAAAAGATATCGGTCCCTTTCCCAAGAGGAACAAACCGATATCTATTCGCTGCGGTTTGACCGATCTTCCGAATGTAATAGACTACAACGACATATATGAGTACCTGTCATCTCTCAATCTCAGCATCTACACTCCCTCATATTTCATCCTTCCAAGTAGAGTGGCTAAGTATGAGCGTCTATACGGATCAGATATGGGTAATGTTCGTTTCAAGCAATCCGATAGAGAATATGGAATCCTGATACTCATGAGGATAAACCTCCTGAAACGTCTTGAGAGTTCCGTCTACGCTTTCCGATTGACGCTACAACGCATCCTTGAGTTAATAGACAATACGATTGAACAGGTAAGAAACTTCGATCCGAAACAAGCCATAACATTGAAGGATCTTTCAGATTCGGATTTCGATATGGACGATCAGAACACAGATGTGTTCACCTTCGGAAAGATAGTGAAGATAAACCTTGAAGACATGGATTACAAAACCTGGCTCGACGACTTAGAGCAGGATCGTATTGTGCTTGAAGAACTCCTTTGCGGCATCGAACCGATAACGCCGGAGCACGATGAGAAATTAGATGTTCTGATGAACACAATACGGAATAAGCTGGCGAACCCCATAAACCCAAACAACAAGAAGATCATAGTCTTTTCAGCCTTCGCTGATACTGTCGAATATCTCTATAAGCAGGTTAGCAGACTGCTGAAGATGGACTATGGAATGGATTCCGCTATGGTGACGGGCAGCGGTGGCAGCAAGACAACTATTCCAAAGCTTCGCAACGATTTGAACACGGTCCTTACTTGCTTCTCCCCCCTTTCGAAAGAGAAACATCTCATAATGCCTAATCAAAGTGCCGAAATCGACATGTTAATTGCCACGGACTGTATATCTGAGGGTCAGAACTTACAGGACTGCGACTACTTAATAAACTACGACATCCACTGGAATCCTGTGCGCATAATTCAGAGATTCGGCCGAATCGACCGTATCGGAAGTAAGAACGACGTGATTCAGCTGGTGAATTTCTGGCCTGACATTGACCTGGATGACTATATAAACCTCAAGGCAAGAGTCGAGACGAGAATGAAAATCTCCGTCATGACTTCCACAGGAGACGACAATCCGATAGATGATGACAAAGGCGATCTCGAGTACAGGAGGCAGCAGCTCGAAAGGTTGCAGCACGAAGTGGTGGATATAGAGGAAATGACAAGCGGTGTCTCAATAATGGATCTGGGACTGAACGAGTTCCGGATGGACCTTATAGGGTACATCAAAGATAATCCAGAGGTAGAAAGGACCCCCTTTGGTTTGCACACAATAGTCCCCTCAAATGGAGATGAGCTACCTCCAGGTGTGATATACGTCTTGAAGAATCTGAACAACGGAGTCAACGCTAAGAACCAGAACAGGCTCCATCCCTTCTACATGGTTTATATCTCTCAAAATGGCGAGGTCATGTCCAATCATCTTGAGCCGAAGAAAACGCTCGATCTCTTGAGACTTCTCTGCAGGGGAAAGAATGAACCGATAATGGAACTGTGCCATGAATTCAATGTAGAAACGCGTGACGGCAGAGATATGCGTAAATACTCGGATTTGCTTCAGGAGACAATAGCCTCGATAATAGATGTGACCACAGACAACGCGCTTGACAGCCTCTTCAAGGCAGGAGGAACAACTGCGCTGAAGACTAATATCACCGGGTTGGATGATTTCGAACTGATCTGTTTCGTGGTGGTGAGATAG
- a CDS encoding DUF4391 domain-containing protein, with protein sequence MLDFPPSTVFNKWVPKKKFYENLSISSRIEKQFVTEIESVYWTHKLSPETLNVSPGTRVTEIEVFEVNLKEQQVSDNLIATIDREIPYHLVFVLRYEGRAQLMISYKEESKSREDKFKVDSYYRTDWIDYEKLPLNIEGLDLDRIYENFISQIAGDDLNLEKAEDIRDAVMIAKEIGSLEAYITKLENRIRKEKQFNLKVKFNQELRKAKEKLKDYLK encoded by the coding sequence GTGCTTGATTTCCCGCCAAGTACTGTATTTAACAAGTGGGTGCCAAAGAAGAAATTCTACGAGAACCTCAGCATATCCAGTCGTATAGAAAAGCAATTCGTGACAGAGATAGAGTCAGTCTACTGGACTCACAAACTCTCTCCGGAAACACTGAATGTAAGCCCTGGAACAAGAGTAACGGAGATAGAAGTCTTTGAGGTTAATTTGAAAGAACAGCAGGTAAGTGACAACCTGATTGCCACCATTGATCGCGAGATTCCATATCATCTGGTATTTGTCTTGAGATATGAAGGCCGGGCTCAACTAATGATCAGCTACAAAGAAGAGAGTAAGAGTAGAGAAGATAAGTTCAAAGTAGATAGCTATTACCGTACCGACTGGATCGATTACGAGAAACTGCCTCTTAACATAGAAGGCCTCGATCTCGACAGGATATACGAGAATTTCATTTCCCAGATTGCCGGCGATGATCTCAACCTGGAAAAGGCAGAGGATATACGAGATGCGGTGATGATAGCCAAAGAGATAGGCAGTCTGGAGGCATATATAACGAAGCTGGAGAATAGGATCAGAAAGGAAAAGCAGTTCAACCTCAAGGTGAAATTCAATCAAGAACTGAGAAAAGCAAAGGAGAAACTCAAAGATTATCTGAAATAA
- a CDS encoding site-specific DNA-methyltransferase, with product MDKMKQETADLTQENIARIGELFPNIITEIKDENGKLKKGINFELLKQELSGDVVDGEESYDFTWVGKKDSIVEANTPIRKTLRPCIEESKNWETTENLYIEGDNLDVLKLLQESYLNSVKMIYIDPPYNTGKDFIYRDKFMMDKKDYEEQLGMYDEVGNRLFQNKETEGRFHSNWCSMMYPRLKLARSLLTENGVIFISIDDNEVQDLRKICDEIFGESNFITQLIWLNKEGGGSSDSKLFRIKHEYVLCYGKNKEKVTINGNEISNRDRYKMKDEHYNERGPFYLQKLAMGTIQYSQSLDYPIETPEGSFIKPADNNGGRKACWRWSEDKLKWGLESDFVVIRKDRKNIWTVYTKQYLKCDNNGITINRTQRPTGIVSDFSSTQASKYMEKLGLGSLFSYSKPMELIRYLSFLTTENSSLVMDFFSGSATTAHAVMQLNSEDGGNRKFIMVQLPEPCDEKSKAFKAGYKNICEIGKERIRRAGDQINEEIQEGNRQLRLGEEPKKPGDIGFRVLKVDKTNMKDIYYAASEYTQNLLTDQISNIKEDRTDLDLLYGVLLEWGLPLSLKHEIEEIEGVKIHIVDNDSLIACFAKSISETVIREIANRQPLRAVFRDSSFAGSSDKINVEEIFKLLAPNTSVKVI from the coding sequence ATGGATAAGATGAAACAAGAAACAGCTGATCTTACACAAGAGAATATCGCACGTATAGGTGAACTCTTTCCCAACATTATAACCGAGATTAAGGATGAAAACGGGAAACTGAAGAAGGGAATCAACTTCGAACTCCTTAAACAGGAACTCTCTGGAGATGTAGTAGATGGTGAAGAGAGCTACGATTTCACCTGGGTAGGAAAGAAGGACTCTATCGTCGAGGCGAACACTCCAATAAGAAAGACTCTCCGACCATGCATCGAAGAAAGCAAGAACTGGGAGACAACAGAGAACTTATACATTGAAGGCGATAACCTCGATGTGCTGAAACTTCTGCAAGAGAGCTACCTGAACAGCGTGAAGATGATCTATATAGATCCGCCTTATAACACAGGGAAGGACTTCATATACAGAGACAAGTTTATGATGGACAAAAAGGATTACGAAGAACAACTCGGGATGTACGACGAAGTGGGAAACCGCCTCTTTCAAAACAAAGAGACAGAAGGCAGGTTCCACAGTAATTGGTGCAGCATGATGTATCCAAGACTAAAACTTGCTCGAAGTTTGCTCACAGAAAACGGTGTGATATTTATCAGCATAGATGATAATGAAGTCCAGGATCTAAGAAAAATATGCGATGAGATATTTGGCGAGTCGAATTTCATTACTCAGCTCATTTGGCTAAACAAGGAGGGTGGGGGTAGTTCGGATAGCAAACTCTTTAGAATCAAACATGAGTATGTACTTTGTTATGGCAAAAACAAAGAAAAAGTTACAATAAACGGAAATGAAATTTCAAACAGAGATAGGTACAAAATGAAAGATGAACATTATAATGAAAGAGGCCCATTCTACCTTCAAAAATTGGCAATGGGGACGATTCAATATTCTCAGAGTCTTGATTATCCCATAGAGACTCCTGAAGGCAGTTTCATAAAGCCCGCAGATAACAATGGTGGACGAAAAGCTTGTTGGAGATGGTCAGAGGATAAATTGAAATGGGGGCTTGAAAGTGATTTTGTTGTAATTCGTAAAGATAGGAAAAACATCTGGACTGTTTACACTAAACAGTATCTGAAATGCGATAATAACGGAATCACTATCAATAGAACTCAACGCCCGACTGGAATCGTCAGCGATTTTTCTAGTACTCAGGCCTCAAAGTATATGGAGAAACTTGGATTAGGTTCTCTTTTCAGTTATTCAAAGCCGATGGAGTTGATAAGGTACTTGTCCTTCTTAACTACCGAAAACTCATCATTGGTGATGGACTTCTTCTCCGGTTCAGCTACTACAGCCCATGCTGTAATGCAGCTCAATTCAGAAGACGGAGGCAACCGAAAATTCATTATGGTTCAGCTTCCCGAGCCCTGTGACGAGAAGAGCAAAGCGTTTAAGGCAGGGTACAAGAACATCTGTGAGATCGGCAAGGAAAGAATTCGCCGCGCTGGAGATCAGATAAACGAAGAGATTCAGGAAGGCAACAGGCAACTTAGGCTGGGAGAAGAACCGAAGAAACCTGGGGATATAGGATTCAGGGTTCTTAAGGTCGATAAAACGAACATGAAAGATATCTACTACGCTGCTTCCGAGTACACTCAGAATCTTCTCACCGATCAGATTTCAAACATAAAAGAGGACAGAACTGATCTGGACCTGCTTTACGGTGTTCTTCTCGAGTGGGGTCTTCCTCTATCGCTTAAGCACGAAATAGAAGAGATTGAGGGCGTAAAGATTCACATAGTGGATAACGACTCTCTCATTGCGTGCTTCGCTAAAAGCATTTCTGAAACAGTTATCAGGGAAATCGCAAACCGGCAGCCGCTAAGAGCGGTCTTCAGGGACAGCTCATTTGCAGGCAGCTCCGACAAAATAAACGTAGAGGAAATCTTCAAGCTCCTCGCTCCGAATACATCAGTTAAGGTCATATAG